The window GACCTCCCAACACTGGTAGATGTTCTTCCCATTTTACTCCCTACAATGATCATCGTAACTTTCATGATACTCATGTTTCGCTACCAGTGGAGTTTCAAGGGTGTGTTTTCTCGGAGGCTAAATAAGTTCTAGGAGACCTCCCATAGTCCAACTGCTCAATCGAGATTGCCGAAGGCACATGATTTGACGACCTTATTTAACTCAAGTGAATCAACTGATTTAAATCATTGCTAGTTTCCCTGATACCATTTAGGTTGGCGGGATGAAGAAACTATTGGTGTTAACTGGGGGAGGTGACTGCCCGGGATTAAATGCGGTAATTCGTGGTATTGTAAAACGATCCATGCGAGAAAGTGATTGGAAGGTCTATGGAAGTATTGAGGCTTATCATGGTATGCTACGTGACCCACAGGAAATTGTCGAACTGGATAATCAGCGTGTTGCGGGTATTCATGTCAAAGGTGGTACCATCATTAAAACAACAACCAAAGGAGATCCATTTAATTATCCAAAGTTGCAACCTGATGGTAGTTGGAAGAATGAAGACCGCTCCGATGAATTGGTACAAATGATCAAGGATCAGGGATTTGATGCAGTCATTAGTATCGGAGGTGATGGGAGTCAGCGTATTTCGCGGAAGCTTTATGAGAAAGGACTTCCTGTCATTGGTGTCCCAAAAACCATCGACAATGACCTTTCAGCCACAGACTTTACTTTTGGTTTCCAAACAGCAGTCGAAGTAGCGACCAATGCCGTAGATAAGCTGGTGACTACAGCTGAAAGCCACCACCGAGTCCTCATACTGGAAGTGATGGGTCGGGACGCGGGCTGGATCGCCTTGCATGCCGCCATTGCAGGGGGAGTCGAAGTTTGTCTGATCCCTGAGATCCCTTATGACATCAATAAGGTAGTCGATCGAATCAATGAGCGCTATCACGATGGTCGAGGCTTTGCTAACATCATAATTGCTGAAGGCGCCAAACCAAAGGACGGAATAGTATTACAACGTGAAAGTGATGAAATTGGGTATCAGATGAAAAGACTTGGAGGTGTCGCCTATCAATTAAGTCACCAAATGAAAGAGGCTGGCTGTGAAGCAGATATCCGAGAAATGGTCCTGGGGCACTTGCAGCGTGGTGGTACTCCCCTCGCTTTCGACAGAATACTTTCTACCGCTTTTGGGGTCAAAGCGTTTGAAATGGTACTAGATGGGGATTTCGGAAACATGGTCGTCTATAAAAACAATGACTACCAATCTGTTTCCTTACTCGAAGCAACCTCAGCATACAATCAAGTCGATGTAGCACATACATACTTGCTGAATGTAGCCAAAGGGGTCGGAATAAGTTTAGGTGAGTGACAGCAATAAAACAAGAGCCCATTCGGGCTCTTGTAAAAACTCAACAACTATCGGAAATCAATTCTTTCGTACATCCTCTGCAGGATCTATGACTGCATTGGCTGGCTGGATCATTCTGGATTCATCAAAGCCTTCGTCAATTCGAAAATCATATATCACATGATCACCATACTGTGCCGACAGATCTGCTGCATGGGTGGTAAACAACATGGCAAATTTCAACCCATTCACCTCGCCGATATAGTTGTTCTTTCGTAGCACAGGACCGAACACTTCCTGGTCTTTGGGGGCACCAACCACATCCAAAAGTGGTCCGTAACCTATTGTATATTCATAACCTACCAACAGGTAGGACTGGGAATCAATGTAGAGCGTGTAAGTGTCCTTCGCGGATTTACCTAAAGTCGGAGCTTTCTTAAAACTCATCTTGACTTTGTGAACTTCATTATCAAAGGCTGGGTGCTTGATCAATTCGGTTTCACCTAGGATCACGTGATCATCCTGGGTCAACCATGGCAAATTGAGGTAATAGAAAAAGACAGAGTGTTGATGGCTGGGCGGATTGCCAACTCGCCAATCTTCAGACCATACTTTTTTTCCATCATAAGAGAGTTTGGAACCAACAACAGGCCAGTCCTGATATGTTCTTCGGTTTTGCATATCAACCGTCTGGTCATTGATCCAAAATCGAAGCACCCCCAGCGACTCACTGTGCATGGTTGTCATAAAGGACAATGTTTTTAAGGCCTTCCATTTTTCATAGCCACCATGGGCTTCAATCATTTTTTGAATGACTTCCTTTGTTTCAATGGAAGCATATTTTGGTCCACGCTCATCAGCCATCGTAATCAAGGCGATCATCAAGGAAAAAAGACTAAGTGTAATTCGTTTCATGTCAGTAAGATTTGCTTTTCAGTGCCAAACGGCCATCTGCATGTTGTGTCTTGATTTGTGCAGTAAATGGCATGTTTTGCAGCGGATGACCGATAATCAGTCAAATTCGCCCATCAGTAAGCCCTATATTAGCTTCCATGAATTGGAGATGGAACTTCCGTGAAGTGCCGATACACCCCCGTCACCTGGTCGCTTTGGTCTTGCTTATTGCTTTGTCCTATTGGGCGCAGAGTGGGTTTAGTATTGACAAGAATCACCTGCTGTTCTTTATATCCAATTACAGCATCTGGCTATTGCTGCTGCCGTCGGTTTATGAACTCAGCAAACTTCTTCAACGTCCGGTAGACGTCCGCTCCCTGCTTTTCCCTGCAATCACTTTGATCCTGACCCATTGGGTCTCCTCCAATATCATGCTGTATGCCCTTCGATATTTGTTCGGGCTGTCCGCGATTCCAGAATGGCAGGAGGTCCTGTCATTTCTGTTGCCTTCATTGGCGAGTCGACTGATTGACCTGAGTCTATTTGCCGGATTGTTATCCTGGCTTCATCAGCAACGAACACTATCCAGACAAAAGGTATTGATGGCAGAAAGTCAGGCACTTCTGGATCGTAGTAAGTTGCAATCGCTAAAGAATCAACTCAATCCGCATTTTCTCTTCAATGCCTTGCATTCCGTGAATACCCTGATTGGTATTGATCCGGATCGGGCGAGCGAGATGATCATCAAGGTCAGTCAGCTATTGCGATCAGTATTGACCATCAACGAACGCGAAGAGCATACCTTAAAGGAAGAAATAGATTTCGTAAGACAATACCTGGATATTGAGTCAGAACGTTTCAAAGATCGGCTTTCTATTGAAATGGAATTGGATGAACAGTCTCTGTATACCGTTATCCCAGCTATGACGCTGCAACCGCTGGTGGAGAATGCGTTCAAACATGGCATTTCCGGGGTGCCTGGTCCAACTAGTTTATACATTCAGGTTAAACAAGAAGAAACAATCCTTAAACTACTGGTTTCCAATGATATACCAGCCAGCTATAAAGAAACAGAACAGTCGGGAATTGGGTTGACCAATCTTGAAGATCGATTAAAAGCTTATTATAAAGGCAAAGCCCAATTGGATACCAAAATCCAGGATCACCAATTCCAGGCAAAAATCACTATTGCTCGATGATCAGAACCGTATTGATAGCGGATGACGAGCCTAATGCTCGTGAGTACCTTACTCGACTCATTTCCAAACGGGACGATCTAAAGCTGCTTGGTGCCATGAAAAATGGTCAGGAAGTACTCAACTTTTGCCAAACGATGATGCCAGATATCCTGATCCTTGACATAGAGATGCCTGGGGTAAATGGTCTAGAAGTCGCCAGAATGCTGACACGCAAGTCCATCAAGACGACCATCATCTTCTCCACTGCTTTTGACCAATACGCCATCGATGCATTCAATGTTGCTGCCATTGGTTACTTATTGAAGCCGTATGGTCAACAACAACTCAATCAGGTCATCGATCGCAGCCTGGCCCAATTAATGACTCAAGATCGTGCTGAATTCAGCAAGAAGATCCAGTCCGTATGGGAACAATTGGAGCGTAAACCGAATGATCATTTGCAAGCCATTGAGATCAAGGAAAAAGGACTGATCCGAACCATACCGGCAGAGGAACTGATCCAACTAGAAGCTGATTCAGAATATGTAAAACTTCATACCCATCAATCTGTATTTCTACATCGGACCGCACTTAGTTTACTAGAAAAACAGTTACCTCCATATTTTCGCAGGGTCCATCGAAGCTTTATCATTAACACTAACCACATGACCTCTTATAAGTATCTAGGTGAAAACCGCTTTGAATTTACAATGACCAATAAAATGAAAGTAACCAGTAGCCGTTCCTATCGAGAAGCCATCAATCAATGGTTGACAAAATAGCACTACCAAATCAGCCGGACGCTAAGGTTCGGTGTGATACCGATCAGCCTTCGGTCAATTCTTGAAATCACAACCTGGTCTGTGTTTTCGTCGGAAATATCTACTGAAAATAGCCGACTATACAGGTTTTCTCTGTTTAGCACATTGAGTACTGAAAAACCTACTTCTCCTTTGAAAGGTAGCTTGTTGTTTTGAGCAAACTTATACCAAAGCGATAGATCAATGCGTTCATAATCTTTGAGACGTCTGCTATTAACCGACTGGTATTCAATTTCATAATAGGATTCATCATCCTCTTCTTCTACAAATACCGCCCGTAGTGGTTCAGTATACGGCAACCCCGATTTACGCGTGTAGCCCATCGAGAATTCCCAATCTTGCCACTGGAAGGTCTGACTCAATTGAAATTGATGTCGCAAGTTTATCCCTGACGTAAAATTGACCTCTTCCTCGTCATCGATCTCTACCGAAACTTCGGAATCCTGAAATGAATAGCTCAGCCAGGCCTTGTAATATTTCCACCTTCGTTTGACCATCAAGTCGAGGCCAGTGATCCTTTCAGACCCCAAAACCAGTGGATCACCATCCTGATCGTTCACAGCTGGGCCAAAATTTCGACTAATAGGTGCATCCACATCTTTCGTGAACAAGTCCAGGTCGAACAGCCAGTTGCCCTTGTCCATTAGAAAGCCCAACACCCACTGATCATTGCGAATGATCGGCACGTCCGCATCTTCACTCGCTATGACCCAGTTTTGCTCAATGGTATTGGAAAAGACAAAATCTACTTCCTGCAATGAGGTGATGTACTGATGATAGAATCCCCAGCTCGACTTGATTAACCAGTCGTCATTGATGGCATAATTGAGCCGTACATGCCGATCTAATTTGCTACCTGGAACCGTGCTTGTCCAATTTTGTCTAACACCGGCACCCAACTGTAATCCGTTATCGAGTTTGCCAAAATAATCCAGAAACAAACCCTGAGTAAATCCAGTAGCTGTATTTCTTTCAAAATAATCTTCTTCGATAGACAATTGCTCGTCAATAACTAAGGCAGCATTGACCCGATTGAATTGATACCCTGCTTTCAGATAATGCTGACCTACTGGATTATAATTGAGCGTGAATCGGCTTTCCCAATTTTCAAGACCGTTGGATCGTGTCTCTCTATTGTTCACCGGTTCCAGTCCCGCTTCTTCTTCCTCTTCTTCT of the Cytophagales bacterium genome contains:
- a CDS encoding ATP-dependent 6-phosphofructokinase, with the protein product MKKLLVLTGGGDCPGLNAVIRGIVKRSMRESDWKVYGSIEAYHGMLRDPQEIVELDNQRVAGIHVKGGTIIKTTTKGDPFNYPKLQPDGSWKNEDRSDELVQMIKDQGFDAVISIGGDGSQRISRKLYEKGLPVIGVPKTIDNDLSATDFTFGFQTAVEVATNAVDKLVTTAESHHRVLILEVMGRDAGWIALHAAIAGGVEVCLIPEIPYDINKVVDRINERYHDGRGFANIIIAEGAKPKDGIVLQRESDEIGYQMKRLGGVAYQLSHQMKEAGCEADIREMVLGHLQRGGTPLAFDRILSTAFGVKAFEMVLDGDFGNMVVYKNNDYQSVSLLEATSAYNQVDVAHTYLLNVAKGVGISLGE
- a CDS encoding histidine kinase — protein: MNWRWNFREVPIHPRHLVALVLLIALSYWAQSGFSIDKNHLLFFISNYSIWLLLLPSVYELSKLLQRPVDVRSLLFPAITLILTHWVSSNIMLYALRYLFGLSAIPEWQEVLSFLLPSLASRLIDLSLFAGLLSWLHQQRTLSRQKVLMAESQALLDRSKLQSLKNQLNPHFLFNALHSVNTLIGIDPDRASEMIIKVSQLLRSVLTINEREEHTLKEEIDFVRQYLDIESERFKDRLSIEMELDEQSLYTVIPAMTLQPLVENAFKHGISGVPGPTSLYIQVKQEETILKLLVSNDIPASYKETEQSGIGLTNLEDRLKAYYKGKAQLDTKIQDHQFQAKITIAR
- a CDS encoding LytTR family DNA-binding domain-containing protein, translated to MIRTVLIADDEPNAREYLTRLISKRDDLKLLGAMKNGQEVLNFCQTMMPDILILDIEMPGVNGLEVARMLTRKSIKTTIIFSTAFDQYAIDAFNVAAIGYLLKPYGQQQLNQVIDRSLAQLMTQDRAEFSKKIQSVWEQLERKPNDHLQAIEIKEKGLIRTIPAEELIQLEADSEYVKLHTHQSVFLHRTALSLLEKQLPPYFRRVHRSFIINTNHMTSYKYLGENRFEFTMTNKMKVTSSRSYREAINQWLTK